One genomic region from Spirosoma sp. KCTC 42546 encodes:
- the xylA gene encoding xylose isomerase — protein sequence MSDIQLTLGEKTYFPFLEKPVQYEGRESDNPLAFKFYDANRLILGKPMKDLFRFATAYWHTFCGTGADPFGPGVKHFPWDANADRLAAAHDKMDAAFEFITKIGMEYYCFHDVDVAPEGNSNAEFEKNFRAIVDYAKQKQAASGVKLLWGTANLFSHERYMNGASTNPDFHVLAHGAWQVKNAIDATIELGGSGYTFWGGREGYMSLLNTNMKRETEHLGKFLQISRDYARKQGFKGSFYIEPKPMEPSKHQYDFDAATVVGFLNRYGLQDDFELNIETNHATLANHTFAHELQVAADNNMLGSIDANRGDYQNGWDTDQFPVDVYELTEAMLVILEAGGLKSGGVNFDAKTRRNSTDLEDIFIAHIGGMDTFARAAIAAEAILDKSQYKKLRADRYASYDSGEGARFEKGELTLEDLRAYAMQNGEPKQLSGKQELYEMIVNQYI from the coding sequence ATGTCTGACATTCAGTTAACCCTTGGCGAAAAAACCTATTTCCCTTTTCTGGAAAAGCCGGTTCAATACGAAGGTCGCGAGTCCGATAACCCGCTGGCGTTTAAGTTCTACGATGCCAACCGGCTCATTCTGGGCAAACCGATGAAAGACCTATTTCGATTTGCAACGGCTTACTGGCATACCTTCTGCGGAACCGGTGCCGATCCCTTTGGCCCGGGGGTTAAACATTTTCCCTGGGATGCCAACGCCGATCGGCTGGCTGCGGCTCACGACAAAATGGATGCGGCTTTTGAGTTCATCACGAAAATAGGCATGGAGTATTACTGCTTTCACGATGTCGATGTGGCACCCGAAGGTAACTCAAACGCCGAATTCGAGAAAAATTTCCGCGCCATTGTCGACTACGCCAAACAGAAACAGGCAGCCAGCGGGGTAAAACTGCTATGGGGAACGGCCAACCTGTTCTCGCACGAACGCTACATGAATGGGGCGAGTACTAACCCCGATTTTCACGTGCTGGCACACGGCGCCTGGCAGGTGAAGAACGCCATCGACGCAACCATCGAATTAGGCGGTTCGGGCTACACATTCTGGGGAGGTCGGGAAGGCTATATGTCGCTGTTGAACACCAACATGAAACGCGAAACCGAACATTTAGGTAAGTTCTTGCAAATCAGCCGTGATTATGCGCGCAAGCAGGGTTTCAAAGGGTCATTCTACATCGAGCCGAAGCCAATGGAACCCAGCAAACACCAGTACGATTTCGACGCGGCTACGGTTGTTGGCTTCCTGAATCGTTATGGCTTGCAGGATGATTTCGAACTGAACATCGAAACCAACCACGCTACACTGGCCAATCATACCTTCGCGCATGAGTTACAGGTGGCCGCCGACAACAATATGCTCGGCAGCATCGACGCCAACCGGGGTGATTACCAAAATGGCTGGGATACCGACCAGTTTCCGGTAGATGTGTATGAATTAACCGAAGCCATGCTGGTAATTCTGGAAGCGGGTGGACTAAAATCGGGCGGAGTTAATTTCGATGCCAAAACGCGCCGAAACTCTACCGATCTGGAGGACATTTTTATCGCGCATATCGGTGGTATGGACACCTTTGCCCGGGCAGCCATTGCCGCCGAAGCCATTCTGGATAAATCGCAATACAAGAAACTACGCGCCGACCGCTACGCCAGCTACGATTCGGGTGAGGGGGCACGTTTTGAAAAAGGCGAGCTAACGCTCGAAGATCTGCGTGCGTACGCTATGCAAAACGGTGAGCCAAAACAACTCAGTGGCAAGCAGGAATTATATGAAATGATTGTCAATCAGTATATTTAA
- a CDS encoding nuclear transport factor 2 family protein: protein MKTILLILACLPAFAQTSEDEAAVRTTIKLMFDGMRKADSTQIKNTFLPGATLQTIAKNKEGAVSVRTDDMGKFAASVTKYPAFTLDERLSGMEIKIDAELATAWTPYVFYLKEAKSHCGVNAFTLVKVNGNWKIQNIIDTRRKENCPDLPKQ, encoded by the coding sequence ATGAAAACCATACTCCTTATTCTCGCCTGCCTTCCTGCCTTCGCCCAAACCAGCGAGGACGAAGCGGCTGTCCGCACTACCATAAAGCTGATGTTCGATGGTATGCGAAAAGCTGATTCAACACAGATCAAGAACACCTTTCTACCCGGTGCAACCTTGCAAACTATCGCAAAAAATAAGGAAGGAGCGGTTTCGGTACGGACAGACGACATGGGTAAGTTTGCCGCTTCTGTCACTAAATATCCCGCGTTTACACTCGATGAGCGGCTCTCGGGTATGGAAATAAAGATTGATGCCGAACTGGCTACTGCCTGGACACCCTACGTTTTTTACCTGAAGGAAGCCAAAAGTCACTGTGGCGTCAATGCATTTACCCTCGTGAAAGTGAATGGTAACTGGAAGATTCAAAACATCATTGATACACGCCGGAAAGAAAACTGCCCGGATTTACCGAAGCAATAG
- a CDS encoding xylulokinase: MYFLGFDLGSSSVKACLVDAESGKVVASAFFPQPEMVIESPQVGFAEQQPEIWWQNACLASKAVMQQANIQPADVKAIGISYQMHGLVVVDKEFNVLRPSIIWCDSRAVPYGNQAFDALGHDRTLHHLLNSPGNFTAAKLAWVKANEPDVYAQVDKFMLPGDYLAARMTGDIVTTASGLSEGAFWDFQANQPAQFLLDYFGFDSSLIPTIKPTFAPQGEITASAAAELGLAAGTPVTYRAGDQPNNAFSLNVLEPGQIAATAGTSGVVYGVSDQAKYDPKSRVNTFLHVSNTMEAPRYGVLLCVNGTGILNSWLRNQMLNRSIGYDEMNKLAHESPIGADGLVCLPFGNGAERMLENADLGASFHGLQLTRHGLPHMIRAAQEGIVFALYYGIQIMESVGVGLQTIRAGEANMFLSPLFRDTMANLTGATIELYNTDGAQGAARGAGLGLGHYKTAQEAFTGLHVTKTIEPDMRAQEAYRDAYGRWLSVLQL, translated from the coding sequence ATGTATTTCCTTGGATTCGACCTCGGCAGTTCGTCTGTCAAAGCTTGTTTAGTAGATGCCGAAAGCGGCAAAGTTGTAGCCTCGGCCTTTTTCCCTCAGCCTGAAATGGTTATCGAATCTCCGCAAGTGGGGTTCGCTGAACAACAGCCTGAGATCTGGTGGCAAAACGCTTGTTTAGCCAGTAAGGCGGTTATGCAACAGGCTAATATCCAACCCGCTGATGTAAAAGCCATTGGCATTTCGTATCAGATGCATGGTCTGGTGGTGGTTGATAAGGAGTTCAATGTACTGCGACCCTCCATTATCTGGTGCGATAGCCGAGCTGTTCCGTATGGAAATCAGGCGTTCGACGCGCTGGGCCATGATCGAACATTACACCACCTGCTGAACTCGCCGGGCAATTTCACCGCAGCCAAACTCGCCTGGGTGAAAGCCAATGAGCCAGACGTATACGCCCAGGTGGACAAGTTCATGCTCCCCGGCGATTATCTGGCCGCCCGCATGACCGGCGATATTGTCACAACGGCGTCGGGGCTTTCGGAAGGGGCATTCTGGGATTTCCAGGCCAACCAACCTGCCCAGTTCCTACTCGATTATTTCGGTTTCGACTCATCCTTGATCCCAACCATCAAGCCAACCTTTGCTCCACAGGGCGAGATAACGGCTTCGGCAGCTGCTGAGTTGGGCCTTGCAGCCGGAACCCCCGTCACCTATCGCGCTGGCGATCAACCGAATAATGCCTTCTCACTGAACGTACTGGAACCAGGTCAGATTGCCGCTACGGCGGGCACATCGGGCGTGGTGTATGGTGTGAGTGATCAGGCTAAATACGACCCAAAATCGCGGGTCAATACGTTTCTACACGTTAGTAACACCATGGAAGCGCCACGCTATGGGGTGCTGCTTTGCGTAAATGGCACGGGCATTCTGAATAGCTGGCTTCGAAATCAGATGCTGAATCGATCAATTGGCTATGATGAGATGAATAAGCTGGCGCATGAATCGCCCATTGGTGCCGATGGTTTAGTCTGTCTACCCTTCGGTAACGGTGCCGAACGTATGCTCGAAAACGCCGATTTAGGAGCGTCGTTTCACGGGCTACAGTTGACACGCCACGGGTTGCCCCACATGATCCGGGCCGCCCAGGAAGGCATTGTATTTGCGCTTTACTACGGCATCCAGATTATGGAAAGCGTGGGGGTAGGTTTGCAAACCATCCGGGCGGGCGAAGCCAATATGTTCCTCAGCCCCCTCTTCCGCGACACAATGGCTAACCTGACGGGAGCAACTATTGAATTGTACAATACGGATGGTGCCCAGGGCGCTGCCCGAGGAGCTGGCCTGGGACTTGGCCATTACAAAACCGCACAGGAAGCGTTTACCGGATTACACGTCACCAAGACCATCGAGCCCGATATGCGGGCGCAGGAAGCCTATCGGGATGCCTATGGGCGGTGGTTGTCTGTTTTACAGTTATAA